One Ranitomeya variabilis isolate aRanVar5 chromosome 5, aRanVar5.hap1, whole genome shotgun sequence DNA window includes the following coding sequences:
- the ZGLP1 gene encoding GATA-type zinc finger protein 1, with product MEGLMFVDGVYPDFSLLKEVLLPPYFEPDPCSSKKDVESGEMTLLAQLQYQESPRDAAVELMECVQAENAAMQYRRRASRGRKKRGANNRASSVKVINNCLTRTHTKNSLKIGQTMSCVTEIPEPGIIYLLEESIQKLPKREGNLEDDHVLKNLCSMTGEHVKTLSVKNGYSMTQAPSTMTGNAMELLNLINIKCTHLNKLGGDDLRIEDMDHQRKHNGGHDGQPKMTEDEIAVFDLLTLASASKPQKFWESPNINGGLISDEHNSSTLGEVSSVERVENKTGESSLQNISTDYGGCIRKTPRKQPTPRKGVENLDPSFKGIEFQMHLCFGKEKCDDCQLIVTSCYSRGRSRRKSAESRLRFKSTSLSSGSEDDHLPAASSRNKQCASCKTQKTPLWRDAEDGTPLCNACGIRYKKYGLKCGRCWNIPKRDGKSCSKYCGCGGMFV from the exons ATGGAGGGACTGATGTTTGTTGATGGCGTTTATCCGGATTTTTCCTTGCTGAAAGAAGTCCTCCTGCCTCCTTATTTTGAGCCGGATCCCTGTTCAAGTAAAAAAGATGTGGAAAGTGGGGAGATGACACTTTTGGcacagttgcagtaccaagaatcaCCGCGAGATGCCGCTGTTGAATTGATGGAATGTGTGCAAGCCGAAAACGCTGCGATGCAGTACCGAAGgcgagccagcagagggcgcaagaAACGCGGTGCTAATAACAG ggcCTCTTCGGTAAAGGTTATTAACAATTGCCTAACAAGAACCCACACAAAAAATTCCCTGAAAATTGGGCAGACAATGTCATGTGTTACAGAAATACCAGAACCTGGTATAATTTATTTACTTGAAGAAAGCATCCAAAAATTACCAAAAAGAGAAGGTAACCTTGAAGATGACCATGTCCTGAAGAACCTTTGCTCCATGACTGGTGAACACGTAAAAACCCTTTCTGTAAAGAATGGTTACAGCATGACACAAGCTCCTTCCACCATGACTGGTAATGCCATGGAGCTGCTAAATCTAATTAATATCAAATGCACTCACTTAAATAAATTAGGAGGAGATGATCTCAGGATAGAAGATATGGATCACCAGCGGAAACACAACGGTGGTCATGATGGGCAACCTAAAATGACGGAAGATGAAATTGCAGTTTTCGATCTTCTCACCTTGGCTTCTGCCAGTAAACCACAGAAGTTCTGGGAAAGTCCCAATATAAATGGCGGCCTGATATCTGACGAGCACAATTCGAGCACTCTAGGTGAAGTATCATCTGTGGAGAGAGTAGAAAACAAAACTGGAGAATCTTCCTTACAAAACATCTCCACAGACTATGGGGGCTGTATCCGGAAGACCCCCCGAAAGCAACCAACACCAAGGAAAGGTGTGGAAAATCTGGACCCTTCATTCAAGGGCATTGAATTTCAGATGCATCTTTGCTTCGGGAAGGAGAAGTGCGACGACTGTCAGCTCATCGTGACTTCTTGTTACAG CCGAGGAAGAAGTAGGAGGAAGAGTGCAGAATCCAGACTCCGATTTAAGTCAACATCTCTGTCCAGTGGATCAGAAGACGATCATCTGCCTGCAGCATCCTCAA GAAACAAGCAATGTGCGTCTTGTAAGACCCAGAAAACTCCGCTATGGAGGGATGCAGAGGATGGGACTCCACTATGTAACGCCTGTGGAATCAG